A stretch of Gemmatimonadaceae bacterium DNA encodes these proteins:
- the fdhD gene encoding formate dehydrogenase accessory sulfurtransferase FdhD — MSLADLPASAASPARTVWFDGRADAESTREIPVETPVNIVYDGAPFAVMMATPQDLEDFAYGFSLTEGVIAVASDIRRVECQPQERGLALRVSLAPGISPRAVSRERNTAGRTGCGLCGIDQLDALPMAAVRTRARHHVELSAIRRGLDALEQQQALNRLTHAVHAAAWCSANGDIVAVREDVGRHNALDKLLGALLRAGHHAADGFLLITSRCSFEMVEKAAVYGASTIVAISAPTSLAVERAVLHGMTLLAVARRDSALVFHGAEFVHAGAAAVGAAGDGVT; from the coding sequence GTGTCGCTCGCTGATCTCCCCGCCTCGGCAGCGTCGCCGGCACGCACGGTCTGGTTTGACGGACGTGCCGACGCGGAGAGCACGCGCGAGATTCCGGTGGAGACCCCGGTCAATATCGTGTATGATGGCGCGCCGTTTGCGGTGATGATGGCCACGCCACAGGACCTTGAAGACTTCGCCTACGGGTTCAGCCTGACGGAAGGCGTGATTGCCGTCGCCAGCGACATTCGGCGGGTGGAATGCCAGCCGCAGGAGCGGGGGTTGGCGCTGCGGGTGTCGTTGGCGCCCGGTATCTCGCCACGCGCGGTGAGTCGGGAACGAAACACGGCCGGTCGCACCGGATGCGGCCTCTGCGGCATCGATCAATTGGACGCGCTGCCGATGGCGGCGGTTCGCACACGCGCACGCCATCACGTGGAGTTGTCGGCGATTCGTCGCGGACTCGACGCGCTGGAGCAACAGCAGGCCCTCAATCGGCTCACACACGCGGTGCATGCGGCGGCCTGGTGTTCGGCCAACGGTGATATCGTTGCGGTGCGGGAGGACGTCGGTCGTCACAACGCGCTCGACAAACTCCTGGGCGCGCTCCTGCGCGCCGGTCACCACGCGGCCGACGGTTTCCTCCTCATCACCAGTCGATGCTCGTTCGAAATGGTGGAGAAGGCGGCGGTCTACGGTGCGTCCACGATCGTGGCCATCTCGGCGCCCACGTCACTGGCCGTCGAGCGGGCGGTACTGCACGGCATGACATTGCTGGCGGTGGCGCGACGCGACAGTGCACTGGTGTTTCACGGCGCGGAATTCGTTCATGCGGGAGCGGCGGCCGTTGGCGCCGC
- a CDS encoding formate dehydrogenase: MKVFVSGDAASRSVGADRTVQAIAEQARQLGRDVSIVRTGTRGMLWLEPLVEVQTSTGRVAYGPVTPDDVPSLFAAGFLDGGAHTLGHGGTDDMPWLKRQQRLMFARVGVIDPLSLEDYRAHGGMVGLERARALSNEALLQEIVTSGLRGRGGAGFPTGIKWRTVRQAEAVRKYIVCNADEGDSGTFADRMLIEGDPFLLLEGMLIAGLAVGATRGVVYLRSEYPHAIATMRRAIAIAREHDVLNEAFDVDVRVGGGAYVCGEETSLLESIEGRRGQVRAKPPLPAHHGLFGRPTVVNNVLSLAAVPWILEHGGQAYADYGMGRSRGSMPMQIAGNVRHGGVFECAFGITLRELVYDLGGGTYSGRPVRAVQVGGPLGAYFPDSLLDTPMDYEAMAAAGGLVGHGGIVVFDDTVDMARQARFAFEFCAIESCGKCTPCRIGSTRGVETLDKVAHGIEPARNLELVQDLCTLLTDASLCALGGLTPLPVMSALTHFREDFGPRATA; this comes from the coding sequence GTGAAGGTTTTCGTGTCCGGCGATGCGGCGTCACGGTCCGTGGGCGCGGATCGCACCGTGCAGGCCATCGCCGAGCAGGCCCGACAGCTTGGTCGCGACGTATCCATCGTGCGCACCGGCACCCGTGGCATGCTGTGGCTTGAGCCACTGGTCGAGGTGCAGACATCCACTGGTCGCGTGGCGTACGGACCGGTGACCCCCGATGATGTGCCCTCGTTGTTCGCGGCCGGGTTCCTCGACGGTGGTGCGCACACGCTCGGGCACGGAGGCACCGACGACATGCCGTGGCTCAAGCGGCAGCAGCGATTGATGTTTGCGCGGGTGGGCGTCATCGATCCGTTGTCGTTGGAGGACTACCGGGCGCACGGTGGCATGGTCGGCCTGGAGCGCGCACGCGCGCTGTCGAACGAGGCGCTGCTGCAGGAGATCGTGACCTCAGGGTTGCGGGGTCGTGGCGGCGCCGGATTCCCCACCGGCATCAAGTGGCGCACCGTGCGCCAGGCCGAGGCCGTACGGAAGTACATCGTCTGCAACGCCGATGAGGGCGATAGTGGCACATTCGCCGATCGCATGCTGATCGAGGGCGATCCGTTTTTGCTGCTGGAGGGCATGCTGATTGCGGGGCTCGCTGTCGGCGCGACGCGCGGCGTCGTCTACCTGCGTTCGGAGTATCCGCACGCCATCGCGACCATGCGACGCGCCATTGCCATCGCCCGCGAACACGACGTGCTGAACGAGGCGTTCGATGTCGACGTGCGCGTGGGCGGTGGCGCGTATGTCTGCGGTGAGGAAACCTCGCTGCTGGAGAGCATCGAGGGGCGACGCGGGCAGGTGCGGGCGAAACCGCCGCTGCCCGCCCATCACGGGCTCTTCGGTCGACCGACGGTGGTGAACAATGTGTTGTCGCTGGCCGCGGTTCCGTGGATTCTCGAACACGGGGGACAGGCGTACGCCGACTATGGCATGGGCCGCTCCCGCGGTTCGATGCCGATGCAGATCGCCGGCAACGTCCGCCACGGCGGGGTGTTCGAGTGTGCGTTTGGCATCACGCTGCGCGAACTGGTGTACGACCTGGGCGGTGGTACGTACAGCGGGCGACCGGTGCGCGCGGTGCAGGTGGGCGGTCCACTGGGTGCGTACTTCCCGGACTCGTTGCTGGACACACCGATGGATTACGAAGCGATGGCCGCCGCCGGTGGTCTGGTGGGGCATGGCGGCATTGTCGTCTTCGACGACACGGTCGATATGGCCAGGCAAGCGCGCTTTGCCTTCGAGTTCTGCGCCATCGAAAGCTGCGGCAAGTGCACGCCGTGTCGCATCGGATCGACGCGTGGCGTCGAGACACTGGACAAGGTGGCGCACGGTATCGAGCCGGCGCGCAACCTCGAGTTGGTGCAGGATCTGTGCACGCTGTTGACGGACGCTTCGCTGTGCGCACTGGGCGGCCTCACGCCGCTGCCGGTCATGAGTGCACTGACGCATTTTCGCGAGGACTTCGGTCCCCGCGCGACGGCCTGA
- a CDS encoding NAD(P)H-dependent oxidoreductase subunit E — translation MSGVVPWSTSAALEIISAELASARAFYGDDGVGATAMLPILHGLQRTFGYVPSDAVPLMAASLNVSKADVRGVISFYHDFLHEAPGRHVVKLCRAEACQANGSERIAAHLAAHHALHPGTTTGHVTLQNVYCLGNCALGPAALVDDDLLAGLDERAADLLVARLQQAPK, via the coding sequence ATGTCGGGTGTGGTACCATGGAGCACCAGCGCGGCCCTCGAGATCATCTCGGCGGAGTTGGCGAGCGCCCGCGCGTTCTACGGCGATGACGGAGTGGGCGCCACGGCCATGCTGCCCATCCTGCATGGGCTGCAGCGCACCTTCGGATACGTGCCGTCCGACGCGGTGCCGCTGATGGCGGCGTCGCTCAACGTGTCCAAGGCCGACGTGCGCGGCGTGATCAGTTTCTACCATGACTTTCTGCACGAGGCGCCCGGCCGTCACGTGGTGAAGCTCTGTCGCGCCGAAGCCTGCCAGGCCAACGGCTCGGAACGGATCGCCGCCCATCTGGCGGCACACCACGCCTTGCATCCGGGCACCACCACGGGCCACGTGACGCTGCAAAACGTCTACTGCCTTGGCAATTGCGCCCTGGGTCCGGCAGCCCTGGTTGATGACGACCTCCTGGCAGGGCTGGACGAGCGTGCGGCCGACCTGCTGGTTGCACGACTGCAACAGGCGCCGAAGTGA
- a CDS encoding alpha-hydroxy-acid oxidizing protein produces MPNLEPSRRQFLAFLAASPLLAAAGFDTEALKRLVDESPHGAERVLGLAQHAAQQDTLSAAGIKAAKDALSVFDFESVAKQKIPIAHWGYLATGTDDDRTIQANRDGFDHWALRPRRLIDVSMIDASVSLYGTRYPTPIIINPVGSQKAFHPEGEIAVARAAKARDHLQVLSTVATTSIEDAIAARGGPVWFQLYHQQDWAITRQMVQRAERAGAPAIVFTVDLLGGSNRETMVREARKDTRECIKCHLGGAPLPGVSGRVDDRDNRRKPNLVGYQQLTPIPEVGTPSWEFIDRLKNATRMKVLIKGIVTKEDAQIAVKRGVDGLFVSNHGGRAENSMRATITSLPDVLQGTLGKIPVICDGGFRRGTDIFKAMALGATAIGIGRPYIWGLGAFGQEGVETVLALLRKEFELAMKQSGTTTLAKITRAHIEAR; encoded by the coding sequence ATGCCAAACCTTGAGCCATCTCGTCGCCAATTCCTGGCCTTCCTGGCCGCCAGCCCATTGCTGGCCGCCGCGGGTTTCGATACCGAGGCCCTCAAGCGGCTCGTTGATGAATCACCGCACGGGGCCGAACGCGTTCTGGGACTGGCGCAACACGCCGCACAGCAGGACACGCTGTCGGCCGCCGGCATCAAGGCCGCCAAGGATGCCCTCAGTGTGTTTGATTTTGAATCCGTCGCCAAGCAGAAGATTCCCATCGCGCATTGGGGGTACCTGGCCACCGGCACCGATGACGATCGGACCATTCAAGCCAACCGCGACGGATTCGATCACTGGGCCCTGCGGCCGCGTCGACTGATTGATGTCAGCATGATCGATGCGAGTGTCTCGCTGTACGGGACGCGCTATCCCACGCCCATCATCATCAATCCGGTCGGCAGTCAGAAGGCGTTTCATCCCGAGGGAGAAATCGCGGTGGCGCGTGCGGCCAAGGCCCGTGATCACCTGCAGGTGCTGTCCACCGTCGCCACGACGTCCATTGAAGACGCCATTGCCGCGCGCGGCGGACCGGTGTGGTTCCAGCTCTATCACCAGCAGGATTGGGCCATCACCAGGCAGATGGTGCAGCGCGCCGAACGGGCCGGTGCGCCGGCCATTGTGTTCACGGTCGACCTGCTCGGGGGCAGCAATCGCGAGACCATGGTGCGCGAGGCGCGGAAGGACACGCGCGAGTGCATCAAGTGTCATCTGGGCGGCGCGCCGCTGCCCGGCGTGAGCGGCCGGGTGGATGATCGCGATAATCGTCGCAAGCCCAACCTGGTGGGCTATCAGCAGCTCACGCCCATTCCCGAAGTGGGTACGCCCAGCTGGGAGTTCATCGACCGGCTCAAGAACGCGACCCGCATGAAGGTGCTCATCAAGGGCATCGTGACGAAGGAAGACGCCCAGATCGCGGTGAAGCGCGGTGTGGACGGCCTGTTCGTGTCCAACCATGGTGGCCGAGCGGAGAACTCTATGCGCGCCACGATCACGTCGCTCCCCGACGTGCTGCAGGGGACACTGGGCAAGATCCCGGTTATTTGTGACGGCGGCTTCCGGCGTGGCACTGATATCTTCAAGGCGATGGCGCTCGGGGCCACCGCAATCGGCATCGGTCGACCGTACATCTGGGGGTTGGGCGCGTTCGGACAGGAAGGCGTGGAAACCGTGCTGGCGCTGTTGCGAAAGGAATTCGAATTGGCCATGAAGCAAAGCGGCACCACGACGCTGGCGAAGATCACCCGGGCGCATATCGAGGCGCGTTGA
- a CDS encoding dihydroorotate dehydrogenase-like protein: protein MTEMTTKWLGLTLTSPIVVGAGPLSHDEEAIASAVDHGAGAVVMYSLFEEQVAHEHLAAHHFVDARADRDAEARQTGSDVDVFAMGADAYLKQLERLRRRVNVPVVASLNGTTPGGWTEYARACSVRGASAIELNLYDVVTATDENSRFVEERQLAIVDDVLRTVDIPVAVKISPFYTSIPAFVRRLEKAGAAGVTLFNRFCQPDIDLDTLTVDRRLTLSHPHELPLRLHALAILSPAISMSLACSGGVHTGRDAAKALLCGADVMQLTSALLQHGPSHVGVVLGELTAWLTASGYASSDDARGALALSTTPDAYLWERVNYIRVLDGWRPRVPRH, encoded by the coding sequence ATGACCGAAATGACGACCAAGTGGCTGGGCCTCACGCTGACCTCGCCCATTGTCGTCGGCGCGGGTCCGTTGTCGCATGATGAGGAGGCCATTGCCAGCGCTGTCGACCACGGGGCCGGAGCGGTGGTGATGTACTCGCTGTTCGAGGAGCAGGTCGCGCATGAGCACCTCGCGGCGCACCACTTCGTGGATGCACGCGCCGACCGTGACGCCGAGGCTCGCCAGACGGGCTCGGACGTCGACGTGTTTGCGATGGGGGCTGACGCGTACCTCAAGCAACTGGAGCGGTTGCGCCGGCGCGTCAACGTACCGGTGGTGGCATCGCTCAACGGCACCACGCCTGGGGGATGGACCGAATATGCGCGCGCCTGCTCGGTGCGCGGGGCCAGCGCCATCGAACTCAATCTGTATGACGTCGTCACGGCGACCGACGAGAACAGCCGGTTCGTGGAGGAGCGACAGTTGGCGATCGTGGACGATGTCTTGCGCACGGTCGACATTCCGGTGGCGGTGAAGATCAGCCCGTTCTACACGTCGATTCCGGCGTTTGTCCGCCGTCTGGAGAAGGCAGGTGCCGCGGGGGTCACACTGTTCAATCGGTTCTGCCAACCGGACATCGATCTTGACACCCTGACCGTTGACCGGCGGCTTACGCTGTCGCACCCACACGAACTGCCGTTGCGACTGCACGCGCTGGCCATCCTGTCACCGGCCATCTCGATGTCGCTCGCCTGCAGCGGCGGTGTGCACACGGGTCGCGACGCAGCGAAGGCCCTCCTGTGCGGGGCCGACGTGATGCAGTTGACGTCGGCGCTGCTCCAGCACGGTCCGTCGCACGTAGGCGTCGTCCTTGGCGAACTGACGGCCTGGTTGACGGCGTCGGGCTATGCATCGAGTGACGACGCACGCGGGGCGCTGGCACTCAGCACCACGCCCGACGCGTACCTGTGGGAACGCGTGAACTATATCCGGGTGCTGGACGGATGGCGGCCGCGCGTGCCGCGGCACTGA
- a CDS encoding DsrE/DsrF/DrsH-like family protein — MPAPIEKVSIIVSKGSLEGIYPALIMANGARMEGIEANVFFTFFGMDAVTKSRMEHIKVATVGNPGLHIPTMLGGLPGMSSFVTAQMEKKMATLDIPPIPEFIQLLADSGAKLFLCKASVDMFDLKRDDFIDAMDSIITVGEFYQMAAGGQIIFT; from the coding sequence ATGCCGGCCCCCATCGAGAAGGTTTCCATCATCGTGTCCAAAGGATCCCTGGAAGGGATCTACCCGGCGCTCATCATGGCCAATGGCGCGCGAATGGAAGGTATTGAAGCCAATGTCTTCTTCACCTTCTTTGGAATGGATGCGGTGACCAAGTCCCGCATGGAGCACATCAAGGTGGCGACGGTCGGCAACCCGGGGCTGCACATCCCCACCATGCTGGGTGGGCTGCCGGGCATGTCGTCGTTTGTGACTGCGCAAATGGAAAAGAAAATGGCGACGCTCGACATTCCGCCTATTCCGGAATTCATTCAATTGCTGGCCGACTCCGGCGCCAAGCTGTTCCTGTGCAAGGCGTCGGTGGACATGTTCGACCTCAAGCGTGACGACTTCATCGACGCGATGGACAGCATCATCACCGTCGGCGAATTCTATCAAATGGCGGCGGGCGGACAGATCATCTTCACCTGA
- a CDS encoding TusE/DsrC/DsvC family sulfur relay protein — protein sequence MFAGATVEVDSEGFLQDPAQWTKEIAEAIAAANGIPELTDRHWLVLHFMRDTFLTTGTAPTIRSLGKESGVEVKELYKLFPKGPAKLAAKICGIPKPHGCI from the coding sequence ATGTTTGCCGGCGCGACCGTCGAAGTCGATAGCGAAGGCTTCCTGCAGGACCCGGCACAATGGACGAAGGAAATCGCGGAAGCGATCGCGGCAGCCAACGGCATTCCAGAGCTGACCGATCGCCACTGGCTGGTGCTGCACTTCATGCGTGACACGTTTCTCACCACGGGCACCGCGCCAACCATTCGCAGCCTGGGCAAAGAGTCGGGCGTCGAGGTGAAGGAATTGTACAAGCTCTTCCCCAAGGGCCCCGCAAAACTGGCCGCCAAGATCTGCGGCATCCCCAAACCCCATGGGTGCATCTGA
- a CDS encoding NAD(P)/FAD-dependent oxidoreductase: MQPTTRHIVILGGGTAGTIMANRLARHYAGDIKSGEIDITVVDENDVHVYQPGLLFLPFGMYDADDIVKPRGKQLPSSAHYLQARIAQVDSAQSRVLLENGTALPYDVLIIATGTRTAPEETEGMTGPGWQEKVFDWYTLEGSRALAKALSTFEGGNLVISITDMPIKCPVAPLEFAFLADWYLQERGIRDKVTISYVTPLDAAFTKKAAAAALAHLLEEKGIQLVTEFATGSIDGAAGKLVSFDEREVPFDLLAVVPVHAGAEFLTKTPGLANAMGFVKTDPATLQSQHQPNIFALGDATDVPASKAGSVAHFEAEVLEQNVIRFLDGKPFTDTFDGHANCFIETGFHKALLIDFNYDTDPVSGHFPFSVGPLTLLKESRLNHLGKMAFKYVYWHALLPGYDLPGVPTHMSLSGKDL, translated from the coding sequence ATGCAACCAACCACGCGGCATATCGTGATTCTCGGCGGTGGCACCGCCGGGACCATCATGGCCAACCGTCTTGCGCGACATTACGCCGGCGACATCAAGTCCGGCGAGATCGATATCACCGTCGTTGATGAAAACGACGTGCATGTGTACCAGCCCGGGCTGTTGTTCCTCCCGTTTGGCATGTATGACGCCGACGACATCGTGAAGCCGCGTGGCAAGCAGCTGCCGTCGTCGGCGCACTATCTGCAAGCCCGGATTGCGCAGGTGGACAGCGCCCAGTCGCGGGTGCTGCTGGAGAACGGCACCGCGCTGCCGTATGACGTGCTCATCATTGCCACCGGCACGCGCACGGCGCCCGAAGAAACCGAAGGCATGACGGGCCCTGGCTGGCAGGAAAAGGTCTTCGATTGGTACACGCTGGAAGGGTCGCGCGCCCTGGCCAAGGCACTGTCCACGTTCGAAGGCGGCAATCTGGTGATTTCCATTACGGACATGCCCATCAAGTGCCCGGTGGCTCCGTTGGAATTCGCCTTTCTGGCCGATTGGTATCTGCAGGAGCGCGGTATTCGCGACAAAGTCACGATTTCCTATGTGACGCCGTTGGACGCGGCATTCACCAAGAAGGCCGCGGCGGCCGCGCTCGCGCATCTGCTCGAAGAGAAGGGCATCCAGCTGGTCACGGAGTTCGCCACCGGCAGCATTGATGGCGCCGCGGGCAAGCTGGTGTCGTTCGACGAGCGGGAAGTGCCGTTCGACCTGCTGGCGGTGGTGCCGGTGCACGCCGGCGCGGAGTTCCTCACGAAGACGCCAGGGCTGGCCAATGCCATGGGTTTCGTGAAGACGGATCCCGCCACCCTGCAGTCGCAGCACCAACCCAATATTTTCGCCCTGGGTGATGCCACCGACGTACCGGCGTCCAAGGCCGGTTCGGTGGCGCACTTCGAGGCCGAAGTGTTGGAGCAGAACGTGATTCGTTTTCTCGACGGCAAGCCGTTCACGGACACGTTTGATGGACATGCCAATTGCTTCATCGAGACCGGATTTCACAAGGCATTGCTCATTGACTTCAACTACGACACCGACCCGGTGTCCGGTCACTTCCCGTTCAGCGTCGGTCCGTTGACGCTGCTCAAGGAGAGTCGGCTCAATCACCTGGGCAAGATGGCGTTCAAGTACGTGTACTGGCACGCGCTGTTGCCCGGCTACGACCTGCCGGGTGTCCCCACGCACATGTCCCTCTCGGGCAAGGATCTATAA
- a CDS encoding class I SAM-dependent methyltransferase: MSLATPPNGAYWDDIAIAVGQHDPSATWRAYMQAAYRDLLTRWFAGTHPGPTLKTDLFEEAVTPHHLFHDLGTQGIGLDVSPGVVHSAARRLSLDASVRSAPLLVADLRHVPLADGCLQRILSGSSLDHFEHKRDIAVALAELERCLAPGGVLVVTFDNPHNPVVRLRNGLPFRWMAAVKLVPYFVGATYTRTEVRRTLTALGLRITDESAIVHVPRAPAIWISVLRERLGRRGVSATLLRLFRTWDRLESTVLRYRTGYYLAVRVEKPPGETGHEHA, from the coding sequence ATGAGCCTGGCAACGCCACCCAATGGCGCGTACTGGGATGACATCGCCATTGCCGTCGGCCAGCACGATCCGTCCGCAACCTGGCGCGCCTACATGCAGGCCGCCTATCGCGATCTGCTCACCCGGTGGTTCGCGGGCACGCACCCCGGTCCGACGCTCAAGACCGACCTCTTCGAGGAGGCGGTCACGCCGCATCACCTGTTTCACGATCTGGGCACGCAGGGGATCGGCCTGGATGTGTCGCCCGGTGTCGTGCATTCGGCCGCGCGTCGTCTCAGCCTCGACGCAAGCGTTCGGTCGGCGCCGCTGCTGGTTGCCGATCTCCGCCATGTGCCGCTGGCGGATGGATGTCTCCAACGCATTCTCTCGGGATCGTCGCTGGATCACTTCGAGCACAAGCGCGACATCGCGGTGGCGCTCGCCGAACTGGAGCGCTGTCTGGCCCCGGGCGGCGTACTGGTGGTGACGTTTGACAACCCGCACAATCCGGTGGTGCGCCTGCGAAACGGCCTGCCATTCCGCTGGATGGCGGCCGTGAAACTGGTCCCGTACTTCGTCGGCGCGACCTACACCCGCACGGAGGTGCGGCGGACGCTGACCGCGCTGGGCCTCCGCATCACGGACGAGTCGGCCATCGTGCATGTGCCGCGGGCGCCCGCCATCTGGATCAGCGTGCTGCGCGAGCGTCTTGGACGCCGTGGCGTCTCGGCCACGCTGTTGCGCCTGTTTCGGACGTGGGACCGGTTGGAGTCGACCGTGTTGCGCTATCGCACCGGGTACTACCTCGCGGTGCGGGTGGAGAAACCACCTGGTGAGACCGGTCACGAGCACGCGTAG
- a CDS encoding ABC transporter ATP-binding protein, protein MTRHRRHVVLGVVLTLISRLAGLVLPASSKYFIDRVLVDGRRDQLLPLAGLVMLATLVQAASGYAVARVLGEAAQRAVGEMRRRLSAHVLRLPVSQFDATQTGVLISRIMSDPEGIRNLLGSGFVQLLGGLVTASAALGVLLWIDWRMTGVMMLWLAAMGGGVAYAFSTLRPVNRERSQEYARVTGRLAESLSGIRIVKAYIAERRENLVFARGVHRIVRLSATTISGWSVVGALTALVVGGIAATLILMGGQSVLNGTRTLGDLAMYALFTGLVAAPLIQVAQVGTQLSDALAGLERARDLLDQDTEDGWAAGRASAPKFRGAVTFEHVDFHYRADVAVLRDLSFEAPAGSTTALVGTSGSGKSTLLGLLAAFYRPTAGRIVIDGSDITAYDLHSYRAQLGLVLQDTFLFDGTILDNIRFARPDTTLEAVRQVAAVAHCDEFIARLPDAYETIVGERGVKLSGGQRQRVAIARALLADPSILLLDEATSSLDSESEALIQQGLDALRRGRTTFVIAHRLSTILSADQILVLDGGQVIERGTHAALLAHGGRYARLYDQQQCTARNRFVNPGEELADTP, encoded by the coding sequence ATGACACGACATCGTCGTCATGTGGTCCTGGGTGTGGTGCTCACGCTGATCAGCCGTCTCGCCGGACTCGTCTTGCCGGCGAGTTCAAAGTATTTCATCGACCGGGTGCTGGTGGATGGTCGCCGCGACCAGCTCCTGCCGCTGGCGGGGCTGGTGATGCTGGCGACGCTGGTCCAGGCCGCGAGTGGCTACGCCGTGGCCCGAGTGCTGGGTGAGGCGGCGCAGCGTGCGGTCGGTGAGATGCGCCGCCGGCTGTCGGCGCATGTGCTGCGCCTGCCGGTGTCGCAATTCGACGCCACGCAAACCGGCGTGCTTATCTCACGCATCATGAGCGATCCGGAAGGCATCCGGAATCTGCTGGGCTCGGGGTTTGTGCAACTGCTGGGCGGATTGGTGACCGCCAGTGCGGCATTGGGGGTGCTCCTCTGGATTGACTGGCGCATGACGGGTGTCATGATGCTCTGGCTGGCGGCGATGGGTGGTGGCGTTGCGTACGCGTTTTCAACACTGCGACCCGTCAATCGCGAGCGCAGCCAGGAGTATGCGCGCGTAACGGGTCGCCTGGCGGAGTCGCTGAGTGGCATCCGCATTGTGAAGGCGTACATCGCCGAACGCCGTGAGAACCTGGTGTTCGCACGCGGTGTCCACCGCATCGTCAGGCTGTCGGCGACGACGATCTCCGGATGGTCGGTCGTCGGCGCACTGACCGCGCTGGTCGTCGGCGGTATCGCGGCGACGCTCATTCTGATGGGTGGCCAGTCGGTATTGAATGGTACGCGCACGCTGGGCGACCTGGCCATGTATGCGCTGTTCACCGGATTGGTGGCGGCGCCGCTCATTCAGGTGGCACAAGTTGGCACACAGCTGTCGGATGCGCTGGCGGGTCTGGAACGTGCGCGCGACCTGCTCGATCAGGATACGGAAGACGGGTGGGCGGCGGGGCGCGCGTCCGCGCCGAAATTCCGTGGCGCCGTGACATTCGAGCATGTCGACTTTCACTATCGGGCGGATGTGGCGGTGCTGCGTGATCTCTCGTTCGAGGCGCCAGCGGGCTCCACTACGGCGCTGGTGGGCACCAGCGGTTCGGGCAAGAGCACGCTGCTGGGACTGCTGGCGGCGTTCTATCGACCCACGGCCGGGCGCATCGTCATCGATGGTTCGGATATCACCGCCTACGATTTGCATTCGTACCGCGCGCAGCTGGGTCTGGTGTTGCAGGACACGTTCCTGTTTGACGGGACGATTCTGGACAACATCCGCTTTGCGCGACCTGACACGACACTCGAGGCCGTGCGACAGGTGGCCGCCGTGGCGCACTGCGACGAGTTCATTGCCCGCCTGCCGGACGCCTACGAGACCATCGTCGGGGAACGGGGCGTCAAGCTGTCGGGAGGCCAACGTCAGCGCGTGGCGATCGCGCGCGCGCTCCTGGCCGACCCGTCCATCCTGCTGCTGGACGAGGCGACATCGAGCCTGGACAGCGAAAGCGAGGCGTTGATCCAGCAGGGCCTCGATGCGCTGCGCCGGGGGCGCACGACGTTTGTCATTGCCCATCGATTGTCCACCATTCTGAGCGCCGACCAGATCCTCGTGCTCGACGGTGGACAGGTGATCGAACGCGGTACCCATGCGGCACTGCTCGCGCATGGTGGGCGCTATGCGCGCCTGTACGATCAACAGCAATGCACGGCGCGCAACCGATTCGTGAACCCGGGTGAAGAGTTGGCCGACACCCCATGA
- a CDS encoding ABC transporter permease — MSVIRSTPPQGAAPDVSSDASPAATSWQWSARFFGVWLVLIVVWELVVRTGLRTGLFMPPPSSIVMSLGRMIGNGTLFGHLSATLGRIALGLAVGGSAGLALGLGMGTSRRLRHAMDPVIAALHPIPRLAFFPLLIVIFGIGEYSKVAAVSLGAFFPMLLNTLAGIRGLNPVHLELARCYGANRWQMFTRILVPGSMPLILTGVRLSANVAFHATVGVEMIGSRNGIGSMLWLSWQTFHINQLYALLIVIATIGIVLSLLIRALSARLMPWLVDRRIAG; from the coding sequence GTGTCGGTCATTCGCTCCACCCCACCGCAGGGTGCCGCACCGGACGTCTCGTCGGACGCATCGCCGGCCGCGACGTCGTGGCAGTGGTCCGCGCGATTTTTCGGCGTGTGGCTGGTGCTTATCGTCGTCTGGGAACTCGTCGTGCGGACCGGACTGCGCACGGGCCTGTTCATGCCGCCGCCATCCAGCATTGTCATGTCCTTGGGTCGGATGATCGGCAATGGCACCTTGTTCGGGCATCTGTCCGCCACACTGGGCCGCATCGCGCTCGGCCTGGCGGTTGGTGGGAGTGCGGGACTGGCGCTTGGTCTCGGCATGGGAACGTCGAGGCGTCTGCGACATGCCATGGACCCCGTGATTGCCGCCCTGCACCCCATTCCGCGCCTGGCCTTCTTCCCGCTGCTCATCGTGATCTTCGGCATCGGTGAGTATTCAAAGGTGGCGGCCGTGTCGCTTGGCGCGTTCTTCCCGATGCTGCTCAACACGCTGGCCGGCATTCGTGGGCTCAACCCGGTGCACCTCGAGTTGGCGCGCTGCTATGGCGCCAACCGGTGGCAGATGTTCACGCGCATCCTGGTGCCCGGCAGCATGCCGCTCATCCTGACCGGTGTGCGGCTGTCCGCCAACGTGGCCTTCCACGCTACGGTGGGCGTCGAGATGATCGGTTCCCGAAACGGCATCGGGTCGATGTTGTGGCTGTCGTGGCAGACGTTTCACATCAATCAGCTGTATGCGTTGCTGATCGTGATCGCCACCATCGGCATTGTGCTGTCGCTGCTGATTCGCGCCCTGTCCGCGCGCCTCATGCCGTGGTTGGTGGACCGCCGGATTGCCGGGTGA